A single window of Watersipora subatra chromosome 11, tzWatSuba1.1, whole genome shotgun sequence DNA harbors:
- the LOC137407993 gene encoding zinc finger BED domain-containing protein 5-like, whose protein sequence is MSDCASIVHGKPAGQKFQDLPPSNNTVKRRVDDIAANLEEKVVAKIKASPFWAIQLNESTDVTGLSQLLVYGRYVHDTSIEEELLFCQPLLRTTSARDVLKIVENLLEKAKLGWEKLISVCTDGAPAILGFRSDFVRQIKHKNPDIEGVHRFLHREALASKTLLQALKSNLDVNIKVVNYTKASALNT, encoded by the coding sequence ATGTCAGACTGCGCATCAATAGTACATGGAAAACCAGCTGGGCAaaaatttcaagacctcccacCATCCAACAACACTGTGAAGCGACGCGTTGATGATATTGCAGCAAATCTTGAAGAGAAAGTAGTTGCTAAGATTAAAGCATCCCCATTTTGGGCCATACAACTTAATGAGTCAACTGATGTTACCGGTCTTTCCCAGCTATTGGTGTATGGTAGATATGTGCATGACACATCCATTGAAGAGGAGTTGCTGTTTTGTCAGCCCTTGCTTAGAACAACTTCAGCGAGAGATGTGttgaaaatagttgaaaatcTTCTTGAAAAGGCCAAGTTAGGTTGGGAGAAGTTAATAAGTGTATGCACTGATGGAGCACCTGCTATATTAGGATTTAGATCAGACTTTGTAAGACAGATCAAGCACAAGAACCCTGATATAGAAGGAGTGCATCGCTTCCTTCACCGTGAAGCATTAGCATCAAAAACTCTTCTACAAGCGTTGAAATCAAACTTGGATGTGAACATAAAAGTTGTGAATTACACCAAAGCATCAGCACTAAATACCTGA